From Pandoraea norimbergensis, the proteins below share one genomic window:
- a CDS encoding NAD(P)/FAD-dependent oxidoreductase, which translates to MHRRDFLLGMSSVAALSGMSGISGISGISGAFAAPPASAANSWITPIKGRARVVIIGGGFGGATAAKYLRMLSGNTVDVTLVEPNAAFVSAPLSNLVVGGNLRVSDLTVSYDRLVARHGVVWRRTRASAIDAAHKQVQLADGSRLPYDKLIVSPGIALRHDAIAGFDAAAVREALPVGWTDARESAALHARLQAMPEGGVFAITIPEAPFRCPPAPYERACQAAAWLKQYKPRAKVLIFDANDEVLAEAEQFHEVWRTQFADIVEYHPQFNCTEVALDGAKQIARFELGEEVRADVLNVIPPMRAGDIATASGLATANGRWCDVDFLTFASTAQPDIHVLGDAVQIAPQMPKSGHMANQHGKVCAAAIVATLAGRPVNPEPLYSNTCYTFVSATQAMHVASVHRYDATQRTMLPVPGTGGASPHANGDEFALGLAWAQGIWADMLA; encoded by the coding sequence ATGCATCGTCGCGACTTTCTCCTTGGCATGAGCTCGGTGGCAGCGCTGAGCGGCATGTCCGGCATATCCGGCATATCCGGCATATCCGGCGCGTTTGCCGCGCCGCCCGCATCGGCGGCCAATTCATGGATCACGCCGATCAAAGGGCGCGCCCGGGTGGTCATCATCGGCGGCGGCTTTGGTGGTGCGACGGCGGCCAAGTATCTGCGCATGCTGTCGGGCAACACCGTCGACGTGACCCTGGTCGAGCCGAATGCGGCCTTTGTGTCCGCGCCGCTGTCGAATCTGGTCGTCGGCGGCAACCTGCGCGTGAGCGATCTCACTGTGTCTTATGACCGGCTCGTGGCGCGCCACGGCGTGGTCTGGCGGCGCACGCGCGCCAGCGCCATCGACGCCGCGCACAAGCAAGTGCAACTCGCCGACGGCAGCCGTCTCCCGTACGACAAGCTGATCGTCTCGCCGGGCATCGCGCTGCGCCACGATGCCATCGCAGGCTTCGACGCCGCCGCCGTGCGCGAGGCGTTGCCGGTCGGCTGGACCGACGCACGTGAGAGCGCTGCGTTGCACGCCCGCTTGCAGGCGATGCCCGAGGGCGGCGTCTTCGCCATCACGATCCCCGAGGCGCCGTTCCGCTGTCCGCCCGCGCCTTACGAGCGCGCCTGTCAGGCCGCCGCATGGCTCAAGCAGTACAAGCCGCGGGCGAAAGTGCTCATCTTTGACGCCAACGATGAAGTGTTGGCCGAAGCCGAGCAGTTTCACGAAGTCTGGCGCACGCAGTTCGCCGACATCGTCGAGTACCACCCGCAGTTCAACTGCACGGAAGTCGCGCTGGACGGCGCGAAGCAGATCGCTCGTTTCGAGTTGGGCGAAGAGGTGCGGGCGGATGTCCTGAACGTCATTCCGCCGATGCGTGCGGGCGACATTGCGACCGCAAGCGGACTCGCTACCGCCAACGGGCGTTGGTGCGACGTCGATTTCCTGACCTTTGCCTCGACGGCACAACCCGACATTCATGTGCTGGGCGACGCCGTTCAGATCGCGCCGCAAATGCCCAAGTCGGGCCACATGGCCAACCAGCACGGCAAGGTGTGCGCGGCGGCCATCGTCGCGACGTTGGCGGGCCGGCCGGTCAACCCCGAACCGCTCTACAGCAACACCTGCTACACGTTCGTCTCGGCAACGCAGGCTATGCACGTCGCGAGCGTTCATCGCTACGACGCGACACAACGCACCATGCTGCCCGTGCCCGGCACCGGTGGCGCGTCGCCCCATGCCAACGGCGACGAGTTCGCGCTCGGACTCGCGTGGGCGCAGGGAATCTGGGCCGACATGCTGGCCTGA
- a CDS encoding c-type cytochrome, whose product MPALFILAMGMAVAASTALATPASSPIAGGASPDGTAAPTIVKAASPAFVTSPATPNSQPDWQARDWAMACMSCHNAAAPVSAGKASLSKLEGRPAAELVATLQALRNAKGDAARPATLMPQLLKGYRDEELQRIAAYFAAQPIPQPLPQSQSQPPALSRGVSARPAPEAARTPQ is encoded by the coding sequence ATGCCGGCGCTATTCATTCTGGCGATGGGGATGGCAGTGGCGGCCTCCACGGCCCTGGCCACTCCCGCATCGTCGCCGATAGCCGGTGGCGCATCGCCCGACGGCACAGCGGCTCCGACCATCGTGAAGGCCGCATCACCGGCGTTCGTGACTTCGCCTGCGACGCCCAACTCCCAACCCGACTGGCAAGCCCGTGACTGGGCGATGGCCTGCATGAGTTGCCATAACGCGGCCGCTCCGGTGAGCGCAGGCAAAGCATCGCTGTCGAAGCTCGAAGGGCGTCCGGCGGCCGAACTCGTCGCCACGCTGCAAGCGTTGCGCAACGCAAAGGGGGATGCTGCTCGTCCCGCCACCCTCATGCCGCAGCTCCTCAAGGGCTATCGCGACGAGGAGTTGCAGCGCATCGCGGCCTACTTCGCAGCACAGCCAATTCCGCAGCCGCTTCCGCAATCTCAATCACAGCCGCCTGCCCTGTCTCGCGGGGTTTCCGCACGTCCGGCGCCCGAAGCGGCGCGCACTCCCCAATAG
- a CDS encoding BON domain-containing protein, with translation MSFQRAVRPLVAAALITATLAGCAPIILGGAATGALVATDRRSVGAQTEDREIQVKAEANTANTLTADAVHVNVTVFNRRVLLTGEVPDDATKQRAVDIVKQISNVRGIVDELAIAPKSSFGSRSNDAWITSKVKANLINTKEISANVFKVVTERGDVYLMGLVSEEEGRIAANVASRIDGVQKVIKLYEYVKPEEAQRLSTEAQKNPAPAQGDDSNAATVTTTPIGTDTVTAKPLATPAPISDAPIKPGPSTRTGN, from the coding sequence ATGAGTTTCCAACGCGCAGTCAGGCCGCTGGTAGCGGCTGCGTTGATCACAGCAACCCTGGCCGGTTGCGCCCCCATCATCCTCGGCGGCGCCGCCACCGGGGCACTCGTCGCCACGGACCGCCGCTCGGTCGGTGCGCAGACGGAAGACCGTGAAATTCAGGTCAAGGCGGAAGCCAATACCGCCAACACGCTCACCGCCGACGCCGTGCATGTGAACGTGACCGTCTTCAACCGTCGCGTACTGCTGACCGGCGAAGTGCCGGACGACGCCACCAAGCAACGTGCCGTCGACATCGTCAAGCAGATCAGCAACGTGCGCGGCATCGTCGACGAACTCGCCATCGCACCGAAGAGCTCGTTCGGCTCGCGCTCGAACGACGCGTGGATCACCAGCAAGGTCAAGGCGAACCTGATCAATACGAAGGAAATCTCGGCCAACGTGTTCAAGGTGGTGACCGAGCGTGGCGACGTCTACCTGATGGGCCTGGTTTCGGAAGAAGAAGGCCGCATCGCCGCCAACGTCGCCAGCCGTATCGATGGCGTGCAGAAAGTCATCAAGCTGTACGAATACGTGAAGCCGGAAGAGGCGCAACGTCTGTCGACCGAAGCGCAGAAGAATCCGGCCCCGGCGCAGGGTGACGACAGCAATGCCGCCACCGTGACCACGACACCGATCGGCACCGATACCGTGACGGCCAAGCCGCTGGCGACGCCCGCTCCGATCAGCGATGCGCCGATCAAGCCCGGTCCGTCCACGCGCACGGGCAACTGA
- a CDS encoding phosphoheptose isomerase: MSIERIQQHFTDSVETKLAARDVLADPIAAAAEVMFNALSNGNKILACGNGGSAADCQHFAAELVGRFERERPELPAIALTTDSSILTAVGNDYNFDAIFSKQVRALGQPGDILLAITTSGNSGNVLAAIEAAHEREMHVIALTGKGGGKVNAVLGELDVHICVPADRTARIQEVHLLTIHCLCDLVDAMLFGDA; this comes from the coding sequence ATGTCGATCGAACGAATTCAACAACACTTCACGGATAGCGTCGAAACCAAGCTGGCCGCGCGCGACGTGCTCGCCGACCCCATCGCCGCCGCCGCCGAGGTCATGTTCAACGCGCTGTCCAACGGCAACAAGATCCTCGCCTGCGGTAACGGCGGATCGGCAGCCGATTGCCAGCATTTCGCCGCCGAACTCGTCGGCCGCTTCGAGCGCGAACGCCCCGAACTGCCGGCGATCGCACTCACCACCGACTCGTCGATCCTGACCGCCGTCGGCAACGACTACAACTTCGACGCCATCTTCTCCAAGCAGGTGCGCGCGCTCGGGCAACCCGGCGACATCCTGCTGGCCATCACCACGTCGGGCAATTCGGGCAACGTGCTCGCCGCCATCGAGGCCGCACACGAGCGCGAGATGCACGTGATTGCCCTGACCGGCAAAGGTGGCGGCAAGGTCAACGCCGTACTCGGCGAACTGGACGTCCACATCTGCGTGCCGGCCGATCGTACGGCCCGTATTCAGGAAGTTCACCTGCTTACCATTCACTGCCTGTGCGACCTGGTCGACGCGATGCTGTTCGGCGACGCGTGA
- a CDS encoding YraN family protein, with protein sequence MSNQLGESFEARAQSMLERRGWRLVARNYRCRGGEIDLIMRDRAGVLVFVEVRARRRADFGGAAASITRTKRRRLTLAARHYLLRCPAGRCRFDVVTFDGHPAVVSWLPDAFRADEV encoded by the coding sequence ATGTCGAATCAGCTTGGAGAATCGTTTGAAGCCCGCGCCCAGTCGATGCTGGAGCGCCGTGGCTGGCGGCTCGTCGCGCGCAATTACCGGTGCCGCGGCGGCGAAATCGACCTCATTATGCGCGATCGCGCCGGGGTGCTGGTGTTCGTCGAGGTGCGCGCCCGCCGCCGGGCAGACTTCGGCGGGGCCGCCGCGAGCATCACCCGTACCAAGCGCCGGCGCCTGACGCTCGCGGCGCGTCACTATCTGCTCAGGTGTCCGGCCGGGCGCTGCCGCTTCGACGTCGTGACTTTCGACGGCCATCCGGCGGTGGTCAGTTGGCTGCCCGACGCCTTCCGTGCCGACGAGGTGTGA
- the rsmI gene encoding 16S rRNA (cytidine(1402)-2'-O)-methyltransferase, which translates to MDERLMSLAEGQHYPTGTLYVVATPLGNMADISVRALHVLGMADAIACEDTRNSAQLLQRYGIDKPLIAAHEHNENTVATRLVERLRAGERIAYISDAGTPGISDPGARLVDAVRAAGLGVVPVPGASAIITLLSVAGAWVETFTFVGFLPSKSQQRAQAITALAGATAAQVFYEAPHRIVETVAALAEGLGAERKLLIGRELTKRFEDIHECALGDGEAWLKADANRQRGEFVLVVSGAAASTTDDGVDAEAQRVLALLVAELPTKSAAKLAAAITGAPKNALYERALALKNG; encoded by the coding sequence ATGGACGAACGCCTGATGTCGCTGGCCGAAGGTCAGCACTATCCCACCGGCACGCTCTATGTCGTGGCCACGCCGCTCGGCAACATGGCGGACATTTCGGTGCGCGCCCTTCACGTGCTCGGCATGGCCGACGCCATTGCCTGTGAAGATACGCGCAACAGCGCGCAGTTGTTGCAGCGTTACGGCATCGACAAGCCGCTGATTGCGGCGCACGAACACAACGAAAACACCGTGGCGACGCGGCTTGTGGAGCGTTTGCGGGCGGGCGAGCGTATTGCTTATATTTCGGACGCCGGCACCCCCGGCATCTCCGATCCGGGCGCGCGGCTCGTCGATGCGGTGCGGGCGGCCGGGCTGGGCGTGGTGCCGGTGCCGGGGGCGAGTGCGATCATCACCCTGCTCTCGGTCGCGGGTGCGTGGGTGGAAACGTTCACGTTCGTCGGTTTCTTGCCATCGAAGTCGCAGCAGCGCGCGCAAGCGATTACAGCGTTGGCGGGTGCCACCGCAGCACAGGTGTTCTACGAAGCCCCGCATCGCATCGTCGAGACCGTTGCCGCACTGGCCGAGGGGCTCGGGGCGGAGCGCAAGCTGCTGATCGGCCGCGAGTTGACCAAGCGCTTCGAAGATATTCACGAGTGCGCGCTGGGCGACGGCGAAGCGTGGCTGAAAGCGGACGCCAACCGTCAGCGAGGCGAGTTCGTGCTGGTGGTGTCGGGTGCGGCGGCCAGTACGACCGACGATGGCGTGGATGCCGAAGCGCAGCGTGTGCTGGCGTTGCTGGTGGCTGAGCTGCCGACGAAGAGCGCCGCCAAGCTGGCTGCCGCGATTACCGGCGCGCCGAAAAACGCGCTATATGAACGGGCGCTGGCGCTGAAGAACGGCTGA
- a CDS encoding type II toxin-antitoxin system Phd/YefM family antitoxin codes for MKNILARASIGISELKLNPSAAIERADGPVAILNRNKPVAYLIPAADWEAICDRLDDAELADIIRSRAGETPVSTKLDDL; via the coding sequence ATGAAAAACATCCTAGCCCGCGCATCGATCGGAATCAGCGAATTGAAACTGAACCCCAGCGCCGCCATTGAGCGCGCCGACGGCCCCGTCGCCATCCTGAATCGCAATAAACCCGTGGCCTACCTGATCCCTGCCGCCGATTGGGAAGCCATTTGCGACCGCCTTGACGACGCCGAACTCGCCGACATCATCCGCTCGCGTGCCGGCGAAACGCCGGTGAGTACGAAGCTTGACGACCTATGA
- a CDS encoding type II toxin-antitoxin system RelE family toxin: MTTYDLQFLPSALKEWRALDPTIAQQFKARLRDRLRHPRVAASQLRAMPGCYKIKLASVGYRLVYRVEDATVTVLVLAVGKRENLAAYRTGRRRIQ, from the coding sequence TTGACGACCTATGACCTGCAATTCTTACCTTCTGCCCTCAAAGAATGGCGGGCGCTTGACCCCACCATTGCGCAGCAATTCAAAGCACGCTTACGAGATCGCCTGCGACATCCTCGCGTAGCCGCCAGCCAACTGCGTGCGATGCCGGGTTGCTACAAGATAAAACTCGCGTCGGTCGGTTATCGACTCGTGTACCGCGTTGAAGACGCGACTGTCACCGTTCTCGTGCTGGCCGTCGGAAAGCGCGAAAATCTTGCGGCTTATCGCACCGGGCGCCGACGGATTCAATAA
- a CDS encoding ABC transporter ATP-binding protein produces the protein MLSAKDLKITFNPGTPIENRALRGMSLDIPTGQFVTVIGSNGAGKSTFLNAISGDLIVDTGTISIDGNDVTKKTAWQRASQVARVFQDPMAGTCEALTIEENMALAVKRGESRSFRLALNKPLRERFREKLSLLNLGLENRLSDRIGLLSGGQRQAVSLLMASLQPSRILLLDEHTAALDPKTAAFVLELTARIVQESKLTAMMVTHSMRQALDYGDRTVMLHQGKVVLDVSGEERKGLDVPDLLQMFERTRGEQLDDDALLLG, from the coding sequence ATGTTGAGCGCAAAAGACCTGAAGATCACTTTCAACCCGGGTACGCCGATTGAGAATCGTGCGCTGCGCGGCATGTCGCTGGACATTCCGACGGGGCAATTCGTGACGGTGATCGGTTCGAACGGGGCGGGCAAGTCGACGTTCCTGAACGCGATCAGTGGCGACTTGATTGTCGACACGGGCACGATTTCGATCGACGGCAACGACGTCACGAAGAAGACGGCGTGGCAGCGGGCGAGTCAGGTGGCACGCGTGTTTCAGGACCCGATGGCGGGCACCTGCGAGGCGCTGACCATTGAAGAGAACATGGCGCTGGCGGTGAAGCGTGGCGAGAGCCGCAGTTTCCGGCTGGCGTTGAACAAGCCGTTGCGCGAGCGGTTCCGCGAGAAGTTGAGCTTGCTGAATCTGGGGCTTGAGAATCGCCTGTCGGACCGTATCGGCCTGCTCTCGGGTGGTCAGCGTCAGGCGGTGAGTCTGCTGATGGCGTCATTGCAGCCGTCGCGCATTCTGCTGCTCGACGAACACACGGCGGCGCTCGACCCGAAGACGGCGGCGTTCGTGCTGGAGCTGACGGCGCGTATCGTGCAGGAGAGCAAGCTGACGGCGATGATGGTCACGCACAGCATGCGTCAGGCGCTGGACTACGGCGACCGGACGGTGATGCTCCACCAGGGCAAAGTCGTGCTGGACGTGTCGGGCGAAGAGCGCAAGGGACTGGACGTCCCCGACCTGCTCCAGATGTTCGAGCGCACCCGCGGCGAACAACTCGACGACGACGCGCTGCTGCTGGGCTGA
- a CDS encoding ABC transporter permease, protein MSLFSMMGALEIGLIFSLVALGVLISFRILNFPDLTVDGSFALGGAVAATLIAAGTNPFVATAGAMAAGATAGFITGWLNVRLKIMDLLASILMMIALYSVNLRVMGAPNVPLITSPTVFTMLLPENAPQWLPDFVLRPLMLLVVVAVVKLGLDYFFSSQQGLAMRSTGVNSRMARAQGVNTGHEILAGMALSNALVALAGALFAQSQGGADISMGIGTIVIGLAAVIIGETILPARRLILTTLAVVVGAVLYRFFIALALNSDFIGLKAQDLNLVTALLVAVALVLPATRRKLFPRKNGGA, encoded by the coding sequence ATGTCCCTTTTTTCTATGATGGGCGCCCTGGAGATCGGCTTGATCTTCAGTCTGGTGGCGCTCGGGGTGCTGATTTCCTTTCGCATCCTCAATTTTCCCGACCTGACCGTTGACGGCAGCTTTGCGCTCGGCGGCGCCGTCGCAGCCACGCTGATCGCTGCCGGCACCAATCCGTTCGTGGCCACGGCCGGCGCGATGGCGGCAGGCGCCACGGCAGGGTTCATCACCGGCTGGCTCAATGTGCGCCTGAAGATCATGGATCTGCTCGCCAGTATCCTGATGATGATCGCGCTCTACTCGGTGAACTTGCGTGTGATGGGTGCGCCGAACGTGCCACTGATCACTTCGCCGACGGTCTTCACGATGTTGTTGCCCGAGAACGCCCCGCAATGGCTGCCTGACTTCGTGCTGCGCCCGCTCATGCTGCTGGTCGTGGTGGCGGTAGTGAAGCTCGGCCTCGACTATTTCTTCTCGTCGCAACAGGGTCTGGCGATGCGCTCGACCGGCGTGAATTCGCGCATGGCGCGCGCGCAGGGCGTGAACACCGGCCACGAGATTCTGGCGGGGATGGCGTTGTCGAATGCGCTGGTGGCGCTTGCCGGCGCTTTGTTTGCGCAGTCGCAGGGCGGGGCGGATATTTCGATGGGGATCGGTACCATCGTGATCGGTCTGGCGGCGGTGATTATCGGCGAGACGATCTTGCCGGCGCGACGGCTCATTCTCACGACGTTGGCGGTGGTGGTCGGGGCGGTGTTGTATCGCTTCTTCATCGCGCTGGCGCTCAATAGCGATTTCATCGGTCTGAAGGCGCAGGACCTGAACTTGGTGACGGCCTTGCTCGTCGCGGTGGCACTGGTGTTGCCGGCCACGCGTCGCAAGCTGTTTCCGCGCAAGAACGGGGGTGCCTGA
- a CDS encoding ABC transporter substrate-binding protein — translation MSTMGKYAKRTLLCAVAATLLGTTGAAFAQDTKSVAVLAIVEHPALDAIRDGARDELKAEGFEAGKNLKWEYQSAQGNVSTAAQIARKFVGDKPDAIIGIATPTAQAVAAATKSVPLVYSGVTDPVAAQLVKSWDASGTNVTGVSDKLPLDKQVALIKRVVPNAKRVGMVYNPGEANSVVVVNELKKLLPAAGLTLVEAAAPRTVDISSAANSLVGKVDVIYTNTDNNVVSAYESLVKVANDRKIPLVASDTDSVKRGAIAALGINYYDLGRQTGKVVVRILKGEKPGAIASQTSSNLELFVNTAAAAKQGVTLSDDLVKEAKTVIKQ, via the coding sequence ATGTCGACCATGGGCAAATACGCCAAGCGCACCCTGTTGTGCGCGGTGGCCGCAACGTTGTTGGGGACAACCGGCGCCGCATTCGCGCAGGATACGAAGTCGGTGGCCGTGCTCGCCATCGTGGAGCACCCGGCACTCGACGCCATCCGTGACGGCGCGCGCGACGAACTCAAGGCAGAAGGTTTCGAAGCCGGCAAGAACCTCAAGTGGGAATATCAAAGCGCACAGGGCAACGTGTCGACCGCGGCTCAGATCGCCCGTAAGTTCGTCGGCGACAAGCCGGACGCGATCATCGGCATCGCCACGCCGACGGCTCAGGCTGTTGCCGCTGCCACGAAGAGCGTGCCGCTGGTGTACTCGGGCGTGACCGATCCGGTCGCTGCCCAACTGGTCAAGAGCTGGGACGCCTCGGGCACCAACGTGACCGGCGTGTCGGACAAGCTGCCGCTCGACAAGCAGGTGGCGCTGATCAAGCGCGTCGTGCCGAACGCCAAGCGCGTGGGCATGGTGTACAACCCGGGCGAAGCCAATTCGGTCGTGGTCGTCAACGAACTCAAGAAGCTGCTGCCCGCCGCGGGCCTGACGCTGGTTGAAGCCGCTGCACCGCGTACCGTCGACATCAGCTCGGCGGCCAACAGCCTGGTCGGCAAGGTCGACGTGATCTACACCAACACGGACAACAACGTCGTGTCGGCTTACGAGTCGCTGGTGAAGGTTGCCAACGATCGCAAGATCCCGCTGGTGGCGTCGGATACCGACAGCGTGAAGCGTGGTGCCATCGCTGCACTGGGCATCAACTACTACGACCTGGGCCGTCAGACGGGCAAGGTGGTGGTGCGCATTCTGAAGGGTGAAAAGCCGGGTGCGATCGCTTCGCAGACCAGCTCGAACCTGGAACTGTTCGTCAACACGGCGGCCGCTGCCAAGCAAGGCGTGACGCTGTCGGACGATCTGGTGAAAGAAGCCAAGACGGTCATCAAGCAATAA